Within Mongoliitalea daihaiensis, the genomic segment TCCAAAGAGCGCTTGTTGGGCACAAACCCTATATCCGTAGCAATTCCAGCGAATCAACAACCCCCATTTGTAGCTGACATGGCCACAACAACGGCAGCCAACGGTAAACTAGAAATATTACAACGAAAAAACCAAGAAGCTCCGCTAGGCTGGGTACAGGATCCTCAAGGAGTGCCTACTAAAGATGCTAACGGTGTCAAAAAAGGGGGAGCTCTCCTTCCTTTGGGTGGTGATCGAGATCACGGATCCCACAAAGGATATGCACTTGGAGCGATTGTGGACATCTTCTCAGCAGTATTATCCGGTGCAAATTACGGGCCTTGGGTTCCGCCATTTGTAGCTTTCCTAGAGCCGGATCCTAACCCAGTTGGGGAAGGTTTGGGCCACTTTTTTGGTGCTATGAGAGTAGATGCTTTTAGACCCGCAGATGACTTCAAAGACCATATGGATACTTGGATCAGCAGATTTAGAAGTGCTACTCCAGTCGAAGGACAGGAAAAAGTATTGATTCCAGGCGATCCTGAACGCGAACTGGAAGCCATCCGAATAAAAGAAGGCATCCCACTTCTTCAACCGGTAGTCGAGGATTTGACACAGTTGGGAGAAAAACTAGGCGTAAGCTTTTCCTAAAACCAACTTGTCTTCCCCTTACCTTTTTGTAACTTGAGATGGTTTTTCCTTGCATATGAAAACAGTCTCAACTCCCGGAAGAAGGGATTTTCTGAAAAAAAGTGCTGCACTGCTAGCACTATCTAGCCTTGGAACGCTCTCCACAGGGTTTATCGGGAATACTAATCCCATAAAAGTAGCTGTTATAGGCACAGGCTGGTATGGAAAAAGCGATCTTTTCCGTTTACTTCAAATCGCTTCCTGTGAGGTGGTTGCCCTCTGTGATGTAGACCGCAAGCAACTAGAGGAAGCTGCAAAACTGTTGGCCCAGCGCCAACCTCAAGCCTCTCCTCCTCAGTTGTACAAAGATTACCGAGAGCTGCTTCGCAACCACACATTGGATATTACCATAATTGGTACTCCGGATCATTGGCATGCCTTACAGACTATTGCTGCCTTGGAATCAGGTTCACATGCCTACATGCAAAAACCTGTTTCGGTAGATGTATTAGAAGGAGAAGCCGTGGTAGCAGCTACAAAAAAATATGGAAAGGTAGTTCAGGTAGGCCTTCAGCGGCGCAGCACCCCACATTTGATTGAAGCCAAACAAGCGGTCATAGATACAGGTAAGTTAGGCAAGATTGCTGCAGCGGATATTTTCTGCTATTACCATATGCGGGAAAATAAAACCAAAGAGGTTCAAAAAATCCCCGATTATTTTGATTATGACTTTTGGACAGGTCCTGCCCCTATGAGACCCTATACGGGATTACCCCATGGACTGCATTGGCGCTCGTTTATGGAGTATGGCAATGGCATTACAGGCGATATGGCCGTACATATGTTGGATGCCGTTCGATGGATGCTGGATTTGGGCTGGCCACATACCATTTCAGCTAAGGGTGGTGTTTTTGTACAGAATACTGGCCAATCAAATACGGCAGACACTCAGACAGCTGTTTTCGAATTCACCCATGTGACAGTAAACTGGCAGCACCGAACATGGGGAAACCCCGTGGACCCTGAATACCCTTGGGGGTTTAAGATTTATGGAGAACATGGAATGTTGGCAGGGTCTCCTTTCAAAGCAGAATTTATACCCTATCCGGACGGAGCGATTCAAGTATTTGATTGCTTATATGAGCGGGAAAAATATCCCGAAGATTTGACTGAAGCCGGGATGGAAATCCATGCAGCACCAGCGACCCGTAGACACTTTCAATACCTGTTAGAAGCCTTGCGGAGCAACAATGAGCCAAATGCGCCCATTTATAGCAGTCACATTTCTACTGCTTCCTGCATCTTAGCCAATCTTTCTATGGATCTTGGCAGGCCTTTGAGTTATGATCCAAGTAATAAACTTGTAGTAAATGATCCTGAAGCCACAAAATTATTAAAGCGATCGTATCGAGAGCCTTGGGTGCATCCGAGTGGAAAATACCAATGAAAAATCGGTATACTTGCATAATAATCCAATTTCAACTACATTCGATTCTT encodes:
- a CDS encoding Ldh family oxidoreductase, with the protein product MNFTYEHLRQFTIEILKKIGCSDKDANIAADVLVSADLRGVDSHGVARLSGYVRLWEKGRINANPNIRVTYETPSTAVVDGDGGLGLVVAPFAMQVAIEKAKTAGTGWVSVKNSNHYGIAGYHAMMALEHDMIGISLTNASPLVSPTFSKERLLGTNPISVAIPANQQPPFVADMATTTAANGKLEILQRKNQEAPLGWVQDPQGVPTKDANGVKKGGALLPLGGDRDHGSHKGYALGAIVDIFSAVLSGANYGPWVPPFVAFLEPDPNPVGEGLGHFFGAMRVDAFRPADDFKDHMDTWISRFRSATPVEGQEKVLIPGDPERELEAIRIKEGIPLLQPVVEDLTQLGEKLGVSFS
- a CDS encoding Gfo/Idh/MocA family protein; amino-acid sequence: MKTVSTPGRRDFLKKSAALLALSSLGTLSTGFIGNTNPIKVAVIGTGWYGKSDLFRLLQIASCEVVALCDVDRKQLEEAAKLLAQRQPQASPPQLYKDYRELLRNHTLDITIIGTPDHWHALQTIAALESGSHAYMQKPVSVDVLEGEAVVAATKKYGKVVQVGLQRRSTPHLIEAKQAVIDTGKLGKIAAADIFCYYHMRENKTKEVQKIPDYFDYDFWTGPAPMRPYTGLPHGLHWRSFMEYGNGITGDMAVHMLDAVRWMLDLGWPHTISAKGGVFVQNTGQSNTADTQTAVFEFTHVTVNWQHRTWGNPVDPEYPWGFKIYGEHGMLAGSPFKAEFIPYPDGAIQVFDCLYEREKYPEDLTEAGMEIHAAPATRRHFQYLLEALRSNNEPNAPIYSSHISTASCILANLSMDLGRPLSYDPSNKLVVNDPEATKLLKRSYREPWVHPSGKYQ